In Arthrobacter sp. CDRTa11, one DNA window encodes the following:
- a CDS encoding nucleoside deaminase produces the protein MVPAQKKYSEWMGLALAEARRALATEDVPIGAVVIGPDGAVLGSGRNQREALGDPTAHAEIVAIRQAADRLRELSLHDGGTADGWRLADCTLVVTLEPCAMCAGAVVLARIPRVVFGAWDEKAGAAGSVFDVLRERRLNHWVEVYAGVREDECGALLREFFAGHRTRL, from the coding sequence ATGGTCCCCGCACAAAAGAAATACAGCGAGTGGATGGGCCTTGCCCTGGCAGAGGCCAGGCGGGCACTCGCCACCGAGGATGTGCCGATTGGCGCCGTGGTGATAGGGCCTGACGGCGCGGTGCTGGGTTCGGGGCGGAACCAGCGGGAGGCCCTCGGAGACCCCACCGCCCACGCCGAGATCGTCGCAATTCGCCAGGCGGCTGACCGGCTGCGGGAACTCTCCCTGCACGACGGCGGTACCGCGGACGGCTGGCGGCTGGCGGACTGCACGCTGGTGGTCACCCTGGAACCATGCGCCATGTGCGCAGGTGCAGTGGTGCTGGCCCGGATCCCCCGGGTGGTTTTTGGCGCGTGGGATGAGAAGGCGGGCGCGGCAGGCTCAGTGTTTGACGTGCTCCGGGAGCGCCGCCTCAACCATTGGGTAGAGGTTTACGCGGGTGTCCGGGAGGACGAATGCGGTGCGCTGCTCAGGGAATTCTTCGCCGGGCACCGCACCCGACTCTAG
- a CDS encoding 6-pyruvoyl trahydropterin synthase family protein gives MFSLTVRRHFMIAHSLPREAFGPAQALHGATFVAEVAFRRRALNQDAIVLDIGAAGTIIEGVLAGLNYRNLDEHPDFDGKLTTTEALAEYIAQSVAAQLKGDDDGRELAGIDVTLRENPDAWATYTLDMAG, from the coding sequence ATGTTCAGCCTGACCGTCCGTCGCCATTTCATGATTGCCCACAGCCTCCCGCGTGAAGCTTTCGGCCCGGCCCAGGCCCTGCACGGGGCAACCTTCGTGGCCGAGGTGGCCTTCCGCCGTCGGGCCCTGAACCAGGACGCTATCGTGCTGGACATCGGGGCGGCCGGCACCATCATCGAGGGGGTGCTGGCAGGGCTGAACTACCGCAACCTGGACGAGCATCCTGATTTCGACGGCAAACTCACCACCACCGAGGCGCTCGCGGAGTACATCGCCCAGTCCGTCGCTGCACAGCTTAAGGGCGACGACGACGGCCGCGAACTGGCCGGGATCGACGTCACCCTGCGCGAAAACCCGGACGCCTGGGCAACCTACACGCTGGACATGGCCGGCTGA
- a CDS encoding flotillin family protein, giving the protein MTVLLIGGAVLAALLIAGFIFYTSSIRFAKPNEAMLITGKSDPNTTDETSDDQSRVIINNRAFVNPITERVSHISLSSRQVEVTIEAISNNGIQLKLAGVAQVKVGGDKISVRKAAQRFLDQQDAIDHYTQETLSGSLRSIVGTLSVDAIIKDRAQFAASVKEEAEHSMTNQGLVIDTFQIKSVDDAGGYLKNLGRPEAALVARNASIAEANSQREAAEAKALADQKTAEAEQKLALRRAELKQETDARQAEADAAGPLAHADQQQAIILKNQQVVARQAELREKELDIEVRKPADAAKYKVETEAAADLSRRTRISEATKVEAAAELETRKLKAAGNEVEAKALAAANTAKGNAETEINKIRGLAEAEVTKSKGIAEADVIGLRGRAEAEAIEAQAKAYSEFNEAAILNKLLEVLPSIAKEIAAPMSAISNMTVISNDGAGQMSRNVASGVQQTAQMLKDTTGFDVIEMLKGFGASTPAANTPAAGNGAIKEPARTGVVNAALKDESAE; this is encoded by the coding sequence ATGACAGTATTGCTGATCGGCGGCGCCGTACTTGCGGCCCTGCTCATCGCGGGATTCATCTTTTACACTTCGAGCATCCGGTTCGCCAAGCCGAATGAGGCCATGCTCATCACCGGCAAGAGCGACCCGAACACCACCGATGAAACGTCCGATGACCAGTCCCGCGTTATCATCAACAACCGGGCCTTCGTTAACCCGATCACAGAACGCGTCAGCCATATCTCGCTGTCCTCGCGCCAGGTCGAAGTCACCATTGAAGCCATTTCCAACAACGGTATCCAGCTCAAACTGGCCGGCGTTGCACAGGTGAAGGTGGGCGGTGACAAGATCTCCGTCCGCAAGGCAGCCCAGCGATTCCTTGACCAGCAGGACGCGATCGATCACTACACGCAGGAAACCCTCTCGGGTTCACTGCGTTCCATCGTGGGCACCTTGAGCGTTGATGCGATCATCAAGGACCGCGCGCAGTTCGCAGCATCAGTGAAGGAAGAAGCCGAGCACTCCATGACCAACCAGGGTCTGGTGATCGACACCTTCCAGATCAAGTCTGTTGACGACGCCGGCGGCTACCTGAAGAACCTGGGGCGTCCCGAGGCTGCCCTGGTTGCACGGAACGCAAGCATTGCCGAAGCCAACTCCCAGCGTGAGGCCGCGGAAGCGAAGGCGCTCGCGGATCAGAAGACCGCTGAAGCCGAGCAGAAGCTGGCTCTTCGCCGCGCCGAGCTGAAGCAGGAAACGGATGCCCGCCAGGCCGAAGCTGACGCCGCTGGTCCGCTTGCCCATGCCGACCAGCAGCAGGCGATCATCCTGAAGAATCAGCAGGTGGTGGCACGCCAGGCGGAGCTTCGTGAAAAGGAACTCGACATCGAGGTCCGCAAGCCCGCAGACGCTGCCAAGTACAAGGTCGAAACTGAAGCAGCGGCTGATCTTTCCCGCCGTACCCGCATCTCGGAAGCTACCAAGGTCGAAGCGGCCGCTGAATTGGAAACCCGTAAGCTCAAGGCCGCCGGCAACGAGGTTGAAGCGAAGGCCTTGGCAGCGGCCAACACCGCCAAGGGCAACGCCGAGACGGAGATCAACAAGATTCGCGGCCTTGCCGAGGCTGAGGTCACCAAATCCAAGGGCATAGCAGAAGCTGACGTCATTGGCCTCCGTGGCCGGGCCGAAGCTGAAGCCATCGAGGCTCAGGCCAAGGCGTACAGCGAGTTCAATGAGGCCGCCATCCTGAACAAGCTCCTGGAGGTCCTGCCGTCCATCGCTAAGGAAATCGCGGCCCCGATGAGTGCCATCAGCAACATGACAGTCATCTCCAACGATGGCGCCGGCCAGATGAGCAGGAACGTTGCCTCTGGTGTTCAGCAGACGGCGCAGATGCTCAAGGACACCACCGGGTTTGACGTGATCGAGATGCTTAAGGGCTTCGGCGCCTCAACGCCGGCGGCAAACACCCCGGCCGCCGGAAATGGTGCCATCAAAGAACCGGCCCGCACCGGTGTGGTCAATGCGGCGTTGAAGGACGAATCAGCGGAGTAA
- a CDS encoding glycosyltransferase family 4 protein has protein sequence MLSLRLLVPANIRHHSGGNAYNARLVQGLRTLGARVEVLAVEGSWPAASAKERRRLGSLLGTWESSAEATPGSVTMVDGLIALGAPDELEYAAAARRPAWVLLHMPSAGHPESEARALRAAAGVISTSSSTAAAIRSLHGLAEGYVALPGTDTAPVAEGSDPPHIIVVAALLANKDQLLTVEALARLQDLAWTASFVGSDSADPEYAELVRAAVAARGLQDRLQITGQLTGEPLDDEWNRADLSLLVSRAEAFGMVVTESLARGIPVIVREGTGAMEALTLAARAAGETNGASGALPSTALPGTALPGAAVGPPSTPDLQTLEAGTLTATNPEPLAAAIREWLEEPRLRAAWRAAALASRERLPGWEATARTVLETVAAPGED, from the coding sequence GTGCTCAGCCTCCGTCTCCTGGTGCCCGCCAATATCCGTCACCACTCCGGCGGCAATGCCTATAACGCCCGGCTCGTGCAAGGGTTGAGGACGCTGGGCGCCCGGGTTGAGGTGCTGGCGGTGGAGGGTTCCTGGCCGGCAGCCAGCGCAAAGGAACGACGGCGGCTGGGGAGCCTTTTGGGAACCTGGGAGTCTTCCGCGGAAGCCACCCCGGGATCGGTCACCATGGTTGACGGACTGATCGCCTTGGGCGCTCCGGACGAACTCGAGTATGCAGCTGCTGCCCGAAGGCCGGCATGGGTTCTGCTGCACATGCCGTCCGCCGGCCATCCGGAGAGCGAGGCCCGCGCCCTGCGTGCAGCCGCCGGAGTGATCAGCACCAGCAGTTCCACCGCTGCCGCCATCAGGTCCCTGCACGGACTGGCGGAGGGCTACGTTGCACTGCCCGGAACGGACACGGCGCCCGTGGCGGAAGGCTCGGACCCGCCGCACATCATCGTGGTGGCGGCGCTCTTGGCCAACAAGGATCAACTGCTGACCGTGGAGGCCCTGGCACGGCTTCAGGACCTGGCATGGACAGCGTCGTTTGTGGGTTCTGACAGCGCCGATCCGGAGTACGCGGAGCTTGTGCGGGCGGCCGTCGCTGCCCGCGGGCTCCAAGACCGGCTGCAGATTACAGGCCAGCTGACGGGAGAGCCACTGGACGACGAATGGAACAGGGCCGACCTGAGCCTGCTGGTGTCCCGGGCCGAAGCTTTCGGGATGGTGGTCACCGAATCCCTCGCCCGTGGCATACCCGTCATTGTTCGGGAGGGAACAGGGGCCATGGAGGCGCTGACGCTCGCAGCCCGCGCTGCAGGGGAGACCAATGGCGCCAGCGGCGCACTCCCCAGTACCGCACTGCCCGGCACCGCACTGCCCGGCGCCGCCGTCGGCCCACCCAGCACCCCCGACCTCCAGACGCTCGAAGCCGGAACTCTGACAGCCACCAACCCGGAGCCGCTGGCCGCTGCCATCCGGGAATGGCTGGAGGAACCGAGGCTCCGCGCCGCCTGGCGGGCGGCCGCGCTTGCCTCCCGTGAACGCTTGCCGGGGTGGGAAGCCACAGCCCGGACGGTGCTGGAAACCGTGGCGGCACCCGGGGAAGACTGA
- a CDS encoding YdeI/OmpD-associated family protein, whose product MKFTTTILGSGNKAAIEVPEEVVGALGAGRKPPVVVTINGKSYRSSIAVMGGQNMVGVSTANRELTGVSAGDTVEVDVELDTQPRVIEVPDDLAAALAAEPEAQAFYATLNYSTQRRYVEPLAEAKTAETRARRIAKVVSDLKAGKK is encoded by the coding sequence ATGAAATTCACCACCACCATCCTGGGCAGCGGCAACAAGGCGGCCATTGAGGTTCCGGAGGAAGTTGTCGGCGCGCTGGGCGCCGGCAGGAAGCCGCCGGTGGTGGTGACCATCAACGGCAAAAGCTACCGCAGCAGCATCGCCGTGATGGGCGGGCAGAACATGGTTGGAGTGAGCACCGCCAACCGGGAACTCACCGGGGTTTCGGCCGGCGACACCGTTGAGGTGGACGTTGAGCTGGACACGCAGCCCCGCGTCATCGAGGTTCCGGACGATCTTGCCGCCGCCCTCGCTGCCGAACCCGAGGCGCAGGCATTCTATGCCACGCTGAACTACAGCACCCAGCGGCGGTACGTTGAACCGCTGGCGGAGGCGAAGACGGCGGAAACCAGGGCCCGCCGGATAGCCAAGGTGGTGTCAGACCTCAAAGCCGGAAAGAAATGA
- a CDS encoding HAD-IA family hydrolase produces the protein MTIPTPADTRTLTCRAVLFDMDGTLVDSTAIVEQVWSEFSARYGLDFAEILRTSHGVQAGDTVRRFAPAGADVVALTAELGAAERVRTAGIVALPGAAELLRILPGDAVALVTSADRILADIRMEAAGLAMPATAVTAELVTRGKPHPEGYLQAAGLLGVEPSDALVFEDAPAGIAAGLAAGIRTVAVGPNTGPLPDGVLHISDYSDVSVAVETDAAGARVISFRL, from the coding sequence ATGACCATTCCCACGCCTGCCGATACCCGCACCCTCACCTGCCGCGCCGTGCTCTTTGACATGGACGGAACATTGGTGGATTCGACCGCCATTGTGGAACAGGTGTGGAGCGAGTTTTCCGCCCGCTACGGGCTGGACTTTGCCGAGATCCTGCGCACATCCCATGGCGTCCAGGCGGGCGACACGGTGCGGCGTTTTGCCCCGGCGGGAGCCGACGTGGTGGCCCTCACCGCCGAACTCGGCGCTGCCGAACGTGTCCGGACGGCAGGCATTGTTGCTTTGCCCGGAGCCGCTGAGCTGCTGCGAATACTTCCCGGCGACGCCGTGGCGCTGGTGACCTCGGCCGACCGTATCCTGGCGGACATCCGCATGGAGGCCGCTGGCCTTGCCATGCCCGCCACCGCCGTTACCGCCGAGCTGGTGACCAGGGGCAAGCCCCATCCTGAGGGTTACCTGCAGGCCGCCGGACTCCTGGGAGTGGAACCTTCGGATGCCCTGGTGTTCGAGGATGCGCCTGCCGGAATTGCTGCCGGGCTGGCTGCGGGCATCCGCACGGTGGCGGTGGGCCCGAACACCGGTCCGCTGCCGGACGGCGTGCTGCACATTTCCGACTACAGCGACGTTTCGGTTGCCGTGGAAACAGACGCAGCGGGCGCGAGGGTCATTTCTTTCCGGCTTTGA
- a CDS encoding phosphatase PAP2 family protein — translation MQAPTSGGTVDTLKDRFALWVLPYAALWITLLVGGALVVTLALLGAEVYANVVDDEGLASLDLPALELSQQLRTSDLNAGVTAFTNVGGGIGMPIVASVLTAWLTFLSRTWRPIILVGGAAAVSTLATTVGKRLVGRTRPDHSEAVPPYETSPSFPSGHTLNTTVVIGVLVYIMCLQFEVLWVRITAITAGALFIIAMGLSRVFLGHHWMTDVLAAWFLGLAWMALVILAHRLFHLTRKREHAGPAPTFEHPALREDHSGDEPVTEDSAERGAGTGSPGKGSSAG, via the coding sequence TTGCAAGCACCTACGTCGGGAGGCACCGTGGACACCCTCAAAGACCGCTTTGCACTATGGGTTTTGCCGTACGCTGCCTTGTGGATCACGCTTCTGGTGGGTGGCGCCCTGGTGGTCACTTTAGCCTTGCTGGGTGCCGAGGTATACGCCAACGTGGTGGACGATGAGGGCCTGGCATCCCTGGACCTGCCCGCCCTGGAACTGTCCCAGCAACTGCGGACCTCGGACTTGAACGCGGGCGTAACGGCGTTCACCAACGTTGGCGGCGGAATCGGGATGCCCATCGTGGCAAGCGTCCTGACGGCCTGGCTGACCTTCCTGAGCCGGACCTGGCGGCCCATCATCCTGGTGGGCGGCGCGGCAGCGGTGTCAACCCTGGCCACGACCGTGGGCAAGCGCCTGGTGGGCCGGACCCGCCCGGACCATTCGGAGGCTGTCCCGCCCTACGAAACCTCCCCGTCCTTCCCCAGCGGGCACACCCTCAACACCACGGTGGTCATCGGAGTCCTGGTGTACATCATGTGCCTGCAGTTTGAGGTCCTGTGGGTGCGCATCACGGCCATCACCGCCGGTGCGCTTTTTATCATCGCCATGGGCCTGAGCCGGGTCTTCCTGGGCCATCACTGGATGACCGATGTCCTGGCCGCCTGGTTCCTGGGGCTTGCCTGGATGGCGCTGGTGATCTTGGCGCACCGGCTGTTCCACCTGACCCGGAAACGCGAACATGCCGGCCCGGCGCCCACGTTTGAACATCCCGCCCTCCGGGAGGACCACAGCGGCGACGAACCTGTCACGGAAGACTCGGCGGAGCGCGGCGCAGGCACCGGTTCTCCGGGCAAAGGCTCTTCTGCCGGGTGA
- the upp gene encoding uracil phosphoribosyltransferase, with amino-acid sequence MRTLVVDHPLVAHKLTVLRDKNTPSPVFRQLTEELVTLLAYEATREVRTQPVTIETPVSTAVGTAFTKPTPLVVPILRAGLGMLEGMTKLVPTAEVGFLGMARDEETLDIITYAERLPENLTGRQIFVLDPMLATGGTLREAIKFLFKRGASDVTCICLLAAPEGLAKLEEELSDANVTIVLASIDEKLNEKSYIVPGLGDAGDRLYGIAG; translated from the coding sequence ATGCGCACTCTCGTTGTGGACCACCCGCTGGTCGCCCATAAGCTCACCGTCCTGCGGGACAAGAACACACCGTCCCCTGTTTTCCGGCAGCTGACGGAAGAGCTGGTGACGCTCCTCGCCTACGAGGCCACCCGCGAAGTCCGCACCCAGCCCGTCACCATTGAGACGCCGGTCAGTACCGCAGTTGGTACCGCGTTTACCAAGCCGACTCCGCTGGTTGTCCCCATCCTCCGCGCAGGCCTCGGCATGCTGGAGGGCATGACGAAGCTGGTTCCGACGGCGGAAGTGGGCTTCCTGGGCATGGCCAGGGACGAGGAAACCCTTGACATCATCACTTATGCCGAGCGGCTCCCGGAGAACCTCACTGGCCGGCAGATTTTTGTGCTGGATCCCATGCTGGCCACCGGCGGCACCCTGCGCGAGGCCATCAAGTTCCTGTTCAAGCGCGGCGCCTCAGACGTCACCTGCATCTGCCTCCTGGCCGCCCCGGAAGGCCTGGCGAAGCTGGAGGAGGAACTCTCCGACGCCAACGTGACCATTGTCCTGGCTTCCATCGACGAGAAGCTGAACGAGAAGTCCTATATCGTCCCGGGGCTCGGAGACGCGGGGGACCGGCTGTACGGCATCGCCGGCTAG
- a CDS encoding dehydrogenase, translated as MTKSGEAAQATAYWTTGPEHGELRTEELPALGPGQALVRTLYSGISKGTEIVVHKCSVPPRVAEEMRAPHQEGSFPSPVKFGYLSVGVVEQGPEDWVGQKVFCLNPHQDRYVTATDALTRIPDGVPARRAVLTGTVETAVNALWEAGPRLGDRIAVVGAGLVGGMVATLLRTFPLSRLQLVDLDPERKHLADRLGVDFAHPDDALADCDIVFHCSASQEGLERSMQLAGDEGDIIEMSWYANREVTLPLGEDFHARRLSIRASQVGVVSRARRHRRTTADRLDLAVSLLQDPVFEAFITGTSPFAQLPDVVQSLADGKLEALCHVIEYPGAGDSQQNTDSAKATDPEDKR; from the coding sequence ATGACTAAATCAGGCGAAGCAGCGCAGGCAACCGCATATTGGACCACGGGTCCGGAGCATGGCGAACTCCGCACCGAGGAGCTGCCTGCCCTGGGGCCGGGCCAGGCTCTGGTCCGAACGCTCTATTCCGGGATCAGCAAGGGCACCGAAATTGTGGTGCATAAATGTTCGGTCCCGCCGCGGGTTGCCGAGGAGATGCGCGCCCCGCACCAGGAGGGCTCGTTTCCGTCACCCGTGAAGTTCGGCTACCTGTCGGTGGGTGTGGTGGAGCAGGGGCCCGAGGACTGGGTGGGCCAGAAGGTGTTCTGCCTGAACCCGCACCAGGACAGGTACGTTACCGCCACCGATGCCCTGACCAGGATCCCCGACGGCGTTCCCGCCCGCCGCGCTGTCCTGACCGGCACCGTGGAAACCGCCGTGAATGCCCTCTGGGAGGCTGGCCCGCGGCTGGGCGACCGGATCGCCGTGGTTGGTGCCGGCCTGGTGGGCGGCATGGTGGCCACCCTCCTGCGTACCTTCCCGCTGTCCCGCCTCCAACTGGTGGACCTGGATCCTGAACGGAAGCACCTCGCGGACCGGCTCGGCGTGGACTTCGCCCACCCGGATGACGCGCTGGCCGACTGCGACATCGTGTTCCACTGCTCGGCGTCCCAGGAGGGCCTGGAACGCAGCATGCAACTGGCCGGCGACGAAGGCGACATCATTGAGATGTCCTGGTACGCCAACCGTGAGGTGACGCTGCCGCTGGGCGAGGACTTCCACGCCCGCCGGCTCTCCATCCGCGCCAGCCAGGTGGGGGTGGTGTCCCGCGCCAGGCGCCACCGCCGGACCACCGCCGACCGGCTGGACCTGGCCGTCTCGCTGCTACAGGACCCGGTGTTTGAGGCATTTATTACCGGCACGTCGCCTTTCGCCCAACTGCCGGACGTGGTGCAGAGCCTGGCCGACGGGAAGCTGGAAGCACTGTGCCACGTGATCGAATACCCCGGCGCCGGGGACTCCCAGCAGAACACAGACTCCGCAAAAGCCACCGACCCTGAAGACAAGAGGTAG
- a CDS encoding response regulator transcription factor, whose product MATSHSMTNNLPQLTHPDGSPIRALVVDDEPSLSELMSMGLRMAGWSVAVAADGPEAVKLAKEFRPDVLVLDVMLPGFDGVELLTRIRAFAPVVPALFLTAKDAVQDRILGLAAGGDDYVTKPFSMEEVLLRLHRLVQRSGVAAMDTAELVVGDLVLNVDTREVTRAGDELHLTATQFELLRYLMENPRRVISKAQILDRVWDYDFGGQANIVELYISYLRKKVDAVHPPMIHTVRGAGYVIKPAD is encoded by the coding sequence ATGGCCACTTCGCATTCCATGACCAACAATCTTCCCCAGCTCACCCACCCGGACGGCTCACCCATCCGCGCCCTCGTGGTGGATGACGAACCCAGCCTCTCCGAGCTTATGAGCATGGGACTGCGCATGGCCGGCTGGTCTGTTGCCGTCGCCGCGGACGGCCCGGAGGCCGTCAAACTCGCCAAGGAGTTCCGGCCGGACGTCCTGGTGCTGGACGTGATGCTGCCGGGGTTCGACGGCGTTGAGCTGCTCACCAGGATCCGCGCGTTCGCGCCGGTGGTGCCTGCGCTGTTCCTGACCGCCAAGGACGCTGTCCAGGACCGGATCCTTGGGCTGGCTGCCGGCGGGGATGACTACGTCACCAAACCCTTCAGTATGGAAGAAGTACTGCTCAGGCTGCACCGGCTGGTGCAGCGCTCCGGGGTTGCCGCGATGGACACCGCCGAACTGGTGGTGGGCGACCTTGTCCTGAACGTGGACACCCGCGAGGTGACGCGGGCCGGCGACGAACTCCACCTCACCGCCACACAGTTCGAGCTTCTCCGTTACCTCATGGAAAACCCCAGGCGGGTCATCAGCAAGGCCCAGATCCTTGACCGGGTGTGGGACTACGACTTCGGCGGGCAGGCCAACATTGTGGAGCTCTATATCTCCTACCTCCGCAAGAAGGTGGATGCGGTGCACCCGCCCATGATCCATACCGTGCGCGGGGCCGGTTACGTCATCAAGCCTGCGGACTAG
- a CDS encoding sensor histidine kinase — translation MRPGTWHLRTRLVLLAMALLVAICGAVGLFTYASMDSFLTRQLDDQLSQAAERSNAPGRPPMGGFNGGRDPLDARGQSVGTLNARILGGQVNSAGFLASDTTRAPLSTRDKEVLLTLARNGDPVDRTLSNGNYRLVAEETSFGDVLVTGLPLAGKESTLSSLVWTFVFVSLGGLVLIGLAGTVLIRRTMQPLEQLSEVATRVSRLPLDAGEVALAVRVPPSNANPRTEVGSVGHALNLMLDNVARALEARQQSETKVRQFVADASHELRTPLTAIRGYTELMRMTEDFTPDGQKSLARVQSQSERMTTLVEDLLLLARLDAGQSLKLAEVDLTQLVIETVSDEKVIAPAHNWHLELPDEPVLVNGDAPQLRQVLVNLLSNARKHTAPGTTVVTGVTTSPDGSAVVTVTDDGGGIPTEFLDQVFSRFARADASRAGNAPGSGPAASEGTSGLGLAIVQSIVEAHGGTVTVRSQPGFTEFSLRLPIIAR, via the coding sequence CTGAGGCCCGGCACCTGGCACCTGCGCACCCGGCTGGTTCTGCTGGCCATGGCCCTCCTGGTTGCCATCTGCGGTGCCGTGGGCCTGTTCACCTACGCGTCCATGGATTCATTCCTCACCCGCCAGCTCGATGACCAGCTCAGCCAGGCGGCGGAACGCTCCAACGCTCCCGGCAGGCCGCCGATGGGCGGCTTCAATGGCGGGCGTGATCCCCTTGACGCCCGGGGACAGAGCGTTGGCACCCTCAATGCCCGCATCCTCGGCGGGCAGGTCAACAGTGCCGGCTTCCTCGCCTCAGACACCACCCGCGCACCACTCTCCACCCGAGACAAAGAGGTCCTGCTGACCTTGGCACGCAACGGGGATCCGGTGGACCGGACGTTGTCCAACGGCAACTACAGGCTGGTGGCCGAGGAAACCTCGTTCGGCGATGTCCTGGTCACGGGACTCCCCCTGGCCGGCAAGGAAAGCACCCTGTCATCGCTGGTGTGGACCTTTGTCTTTGTGTCTCTGGGCGGCCTGGTGCTTATCGGACTGGCAGGAACTGTGCTGATCCGGCGCACCATGCAACCGCTGGAACAGCTCTCCGAAGTTGCCACCCGCGTTTCCCGGCTTCCCCTCGACGCCGGCGAGGTAGCCCTCGCGGTGCGGGTCCCGCCGTCGAACGCCAATCCCCGGACTGAAGTGGGCAGCGTCGGGCATGCCCTCAACCTCATGCTGGACAACGTAGCCCGGGCATTGGAGGCCAGGCAGCAGAGCGAAACCAAAGTGCGGCAGTTCGTCGCCGATGCCTCACATGAACTCCGCACCCCGTTGACAGCCATCCGCGGTTACACCGAACTGATGCGGATGACCGAGGACTTCACTCCGGACGGCCAGAAGTCGCTGGCCCGGGTGCAGAGCCAGTCCGAACGGATGACCACCCTGGTGGAGGACCTGCTCCTGCTCGCCAGGCTGGACGCAGGCCAGTCCCTGAAGCTTGCCGAGGTTGACCTCACGCAACTGGTCATCGAGACCGTCAGCGACGAGAAGGTCATCGCTCCTGCCCACAACTGGCACCTGGAACTCCCCGACGAGCCCGTGCTGGTCAACGGCGATGCGCCGCAGCTTCGCCAGGTGCTGGTGAACCTGCTTTCCAATGCCCGCAAGCACACGGCCCCCGGCACCACTGTTGTCACCGGGGTCACGACGTCGCCTGACGGCAGCGCCGTCGTAACGGTAACGGACGACGGCGGTGGCATCCCGACGGAGTTCCTGGACCAGGTTTTCTCCCGGTTCGCCCGCGCAGACGCGTCCCGTGCGGGCAACGCACCTGGATCAGGTCCCGCGGCTTCGGAAGGAACCAGCGGACTGGGCTTGGCGATAGTCCAGTCAATCGTGGAGGCGCACGGCGGAACGGTAACGGTGAGGTCACAACCGGGCTTCACCGAGTTCAGCTTGCGACTTCCCATCATTGCCCGCTAA
- a CDS encoding winged helix-turn-helix domain-containing protein, which translates to MSVASGYVHISVRNASKPGQPAGLRQGFGARPALAPAAPGASFPAPGYAPQGYNPNSYGQLRAVQPDASPMTAPTPVVAGPNTVRPVANDNVARGFVLYMGIDEETAAAAGTSIAKLAQEIRAYAQSLVSGAESYAAVAVAPASTPGSALDVVRSTFGDPTVNARQRTETARLQQPQDPRPSGVLIDLARREVHLDGESLNLTFKEFELLNYLVENGTRTVGRDELLEGLWRNAEEVPNERTIDVHIRRLRSKLGRLANTVRTVRGQGYRFYEHPEVVVWAAPEYSI; encoded by the coding sequence ATGTCAGTTGCATCCGGATACGTCCACATCTCTGTCCGTAACGCCAGCAAGCCGGGCCAGCCTGCCGGCCTCCGCCAGGGCTTCGGCGCTCGCCCCGCGCTCGCCCCGGCAGCCCCCGGCGCCAGCTTCCCGGCTCCCGGTTACGCCCCCCAGGGCTACAACCCCAACTCCTACGGACAGCTCCGCGCCGTGCAGCCTGACGCTTCACCCATGACCGCTCCCACTCCCGTGGTGGCAGGCCCCAACACCGTCCGGCCCGTAGCCAACGACAACGTGGCCAGGGGATTTGTCCTGTACATGGGCATCGACGAGGAAACTGCCGCGGCTGCCGGAACGTCCATCGCCAAGCTCGCCCAGGAAATCCGCGCCTACGCCCAGTCCCTGGTTTCAGGTGCCGAGAGCTATGCAGCTGTTGCAGTGGCGCCGGCCAGCACCCCGGGTTCCGCGCTCGACGTCGTCCGCTCCACCTTCGGTGACCCCACCGTGAACGCACGGCAGCGTACCGAAACAGCCCGGCTCCAGCAGCCCCAGGACCCCCGTCCGTCCGGCGTCCTGATTGACCTGGCCCGCCGCGAAGTCCACCTGGACGGCGAATCCCTGAACCTGACATTCAAGGAGTTCGAACTCCTGAACTACCTCGTCGAGAACGGCACCCGCACCGTGGGCCGCGACGAGCTGCTCGAAGGCCTGTGGCGCAACGCCGAAGAGGTTCCCAACGAGCGCACCATTGACGTCCACATCCGCCGTCTCCGCTCCAAGCTGGGCCGCCTCGCCAACACCGTGCGCACGGTCCGCGGCCAGGGCTACCGGTTCTACGAGCACCCGGAAGTAGTGGTCTGGGCCGCTCCGGAATACTCGATCTAG